Sequence from the Janthinobacterium lividum genome:
ACTCACGGAGCGGGCGCAGCAGATGCGCGCGCAACTGGGCCTGGACGCCTTGCTGTTGACGCGCTCGGAAGAGGGCATGAGCCTGTACACGGCCGATGAGGTGGTGCACATGCCCACCGATGCGCGCGAAGTGTTCGATGTCTCGGGCGCCGGCGACACGGTGATCGCCACCATGGCGGCCATGCTGGGCGCCGGCATGAGCCTGGGCGACGCCGTGCGCACGGCCAACCGCGCCGGCGGCATCGTCGTCGGCAAGCTGGGCACGGCCACCGTCACCCGAGAAGAGCTGTTCCCGCAGTAAATATGCTGTATCACCTGCGCCGGTCTGTTTGATCTGGCGCAGGTTTCCCCGCCGTTTCGCTGTCCCGTCTTGTCAACCGTATCACGCCACAGCCGTTAAGCCGTTAAGGCGCTGTTCCTCCTTTGCGTTCGAGTCATCTTGAAACCACATTACGGAGAGATACCCATGTTCAAAAAAATACTGCTGGCCATCGCCACCCTGATCGCGACGATGGGCTTTGCCTTTGCCCAGGTCGATGTCAACAAGGCGGATCAGGCGGCACTCGACAGCGTCAAGGGCATCGGCCCCGTCACGTCGAAAGCCATCATCGATGAACGCGCCAAGGGCGGCGCCTTCAAGGATTGGGCTGATTTCGAAACACGCGTGAAGGGTATCGGCCCGAAAAGTTCCGTGAAGCTGTCGGAAGCGGGCTTGCAGGTGAATGGCCAGGCCAAGTCCGGCGCGCCAGCGGCGCCCGCTCCGGCGGCGAAAGCTGCCCCGGCAAAAAAGGACGCTGCTGTGAAGGAAGTTGCAGCGAAAGAAGCCGCACCGAAACCAGCTGCTGCGACCGACACCGCTGCGGCGCCAGCCAAGACAGCTGCTGAAACGAGGAAGGAAGCTGCTGCCGCCAAGAAAGAAGCCAAGGCCGCCGCCGCTGCCGCGAAAAAAGAAGCTGCCGCCGCCAAGGTAGTGCCTGCAGCAGCCGTTGCTCCTGCTGCCGCGGCGGCCGATGCCGCCCCCGTGAAAACGGCTGCCGAAACGAAGAAGGAAGCCGCTGCCGCGAAGAAAGCGGCAACGGCCGCCAAGAAAGAAGCCAAGGCTGCGGAAGCGGCTGCGAAGAAGGAAGCCAAACTGGCTGCTGCCGACGCGAAGAAGGCCGAAGCCGAGAAAAAGTAAGCGTGTCGTTGTGAAGCGTGTTGCGTGGTGGTGCCACGCAGCACGAGAAGAAAACCCCGCGTGGTACCGGCCGCGCGGGGTTTTTTTTATTCCGCAGCCTGGACTTCCGGCTTGCCAGTGCGCCGGAATGGCGCAGCCAGTTGCCCCGCCAGCGTCTGCGGCATGGCGGCCTCGATGCCGCAGGCGGCCGGCCAGGCGCGCGGCAGGTGATATGTGCCGAACAGCCGGTCCAGCACGGGTAAGGTAGAGGCGTAGTTGCGGTTGATGTGCTCGAATTTGCTGTGATGCCAGTGGTGGAAGGCGGGCGTGGCCACCAGCCATTCCAGCGGGCCGAAGCGCCAGCGCAGGTTGGCGTGGATGAAGAAGCCCCAGACGGTGCCGATCAGCAACAGCAGTACGGGGGCGGCGCTGCCTGCCGCACTTGGGCCGGCCAGGCCCAGCAGATACAGGGGTGTCAGGCCGAACAGACGCGTGACGACCATGTCGACTGGATGGGTGCGCGTATTGGCGAGGAAATACAGCTGTTCCATGCTGTGGTGCACGGCATGGTAGCGCCACAGCCATGGAATTTCATGGCTGAGCCGATGGCCCCAGTAAGTGCCGACTTCGCCGATCAGCAAGCCCAGCAGTATCTTGCCCCACAGGGGCAGGGCAGACAGGGCGGCGGGGATGGTATCCGGCAGCAAGCGCTGGCCAGCGACGGCGAGCAGGGCCAGCGGCGCGGCCAGCAAGGCGGCCGGCAGCAGACTGCTGATGAAATAAAAGCCCAGGTCGCTGAACAGTTCCGTGCGGGAACGCCCCGCGTGACGCTCGCCAAAGAAGCGCTCGAGCGGCACGAAGATCACGGCCAGGAGCACCAGCCACAGGACCAGGCGCAGCACATCGATGGCGATGCCGGGCAAGTGGGTTTGCAAGGTATGCAGCAGGCTCATTTCATTCCATCAGATAAGAACAAAAAAAATCCGGACAAAGCTGGGCTGGTCCGGATTCTGTTATGCGCGCTGGCGGCTCAGACTGCAACAACAGCCTTGCGGCGGCGCGCCATGAAGCCCAGCAAGCCCAGTCCACCGATCAGCATGCCCCAGGTCGCTGGTTCCGGCACGGCCGACACCAGCGATACGCCATCGAGCAGCATGAACGGTGGCGCGCCCGTCGGGCTGCCCTTGGCCATGAACGACAGCAATTCGCTGCTGTTCGTGGCCGTGAAGGTCATGCTGGCCTGGTGCCAGCCCGTGAAGCCCTGGCTGACGTTGGCCAGCGATGCCGTCTGCTGCTTGCTGCTGCCCAGCGCAACGTCCCAGTAATTGACGAGGTTATCGCCGCGGAAGCCCACTTGCTGGCCCGCGCCATACGAAAAACTCAGGGTGTAGGCATGGCCGGCCACCAGGCCGCTGACCAGCTGCGTGACGGGACCAGGGAAATAATCCCAGTCGGCAGCCAGCACATTGCCGCCCGTGGGGCTGACACCCAGCCCGTTTTTCGGTCCCGCGCCGCTATACGAATTCGGGCCCCACAAGGCCAGCGCCGTCGCGGCATTGGTGTCGTCGATGTTGTTACCGTTCAAGACGAAGTTATAGCCCTTGCTGGACCAGTCGCTCAGGTAGGTGCGGTCCGCGCGGGCGTAGGTGCCTTCGTTCAGCTGTTTCGAGGTGCCGTTGCTGGTCAGTTCGAAATCGCCATTCTTGACCAGGTTGGTTGTGGCGGCCTGGGCAGCAGTGACGCACAGGGAAGCGGCGGCCAGCGCCAGCAAGATAGATGTTTTACGCATGATAAAGCTCCAAAAGTGACAGGGTAGTGTTGCAGTCTGTCGGCGAGCTTTTGGCCAACGTTGGATTCAATCGCGGAAGGGCGAGAAAGGTATTGCGGAGACAGCGGTGGTGTCTCGTTGAAGCGATTATAGCAGTGTTTGGTAAAACGGCATCTAACATGTTTTGAAAACAACAAATATTTTTAGATGGTAATCTTGCCAGAGTTGAATTTTTTACATGCCATGCGCGGCTACAGCTGCGACTCGATCGGCAGCCAGCGCATCACGCACACCAGCATGCGGCGCCAGATGCCTGCTTCCGGGTCGTGCGTCCACACCTTGGCTGGCTCTTCTGTGGCGTCGGACCAGCGCAGGGCGCCGTTGTCGAGGAGCAAACGATAGCTGGTGTCGCTAGCCGTCGAGTGCAGGAACAGCGTGCGCATGTCGGCCGCCAGTGCGGCGTCGTTGAACAGCACGCCCATCTCCGTATTCAGCTGGGCCGAGCGGGGATCGAGGTTGAAGGAGCCGACGAAGCCCCGCTGGCCGTCGACCACCACGGCCTTGGTATGCAGGCTGGCGCGGCTCGAACCCATCAGGCTGATGCGCTTGCGGTGCAGGGTCTTCAATTCATACAGCTCGATGCCGCCACCTAGCAGCTCCTGGCGGTAGCGCGCATAACCCGCATGCACGAGGGCCACGTCGGTGGCGGCCAGCGAGTTGGTCAGTACCTGGACCTTGACGCCGGCCGCGACTTTTTCGCCCAAGGTCTGCGTCAGCGCCGTGCCGGGCACAAAATAAGGTGAGGTCAGCAGCGCTTCTTCGCGCGCGTCCGTCAGCAGGGGCAGCAAGCTGTGCATGAGCCAGTGCTCGCTGCGCTGCAAACTGGCCACGGGCGCGGCTTTTTCCGGAGGGTCAGACAGCACTTGCACTTGCCCGCTCCAGTGCAGGCGTATCCGGCCGTCGAGGTGGGCTTGCAACTGGCCCGTATCCGTCAGTTGCCGCAGGTAGGGCGAGGCGCCCAGTTCGCCCGTGAGCGCGTCGAGGCGGGCGCGCACAGCCTGCAATTCCGGCGCGCCTGCGTTCTTATCGGCGTGCAAGGCGCTGATGGGGATGACGGCGCGGCTGTTCCAGAAGCGGTCGAAGATATCGCTCGTCTGCTGCACGGCGGGTCCCACCAGCAGCAAGTCCGCATCCTGGAAATTGACTTGCTCGGCGGCATCAAAGTATTCATCGCCGATATTGCGCCCGCCGACGAGGGCCACCCTGCCATCGACGATCCATGCCTTGTTGTGCATGCGCCGGTTCAGGCTGACGGCGCGCAAGGCCATTTCCACGGCGCGCAACCAGATGCCGTCGCGGTTGCGGCCCGGGTTAAACATGCGCACGTCGATCAGCGGGTGGCTGTCGAGCGCGAGGATGGCGGCGTCCTGGCCCCGCGCATTGATATCGTCGAGCAACACGCGCACGCGCACGCCGCGGTCGGCCGCGCGCAGCAGTTCGCGCACCAGCAGGCGTCCCGTGACGTCGTTATGCCAGATGTAGTACTGCAGGTCGAGGCTGCGTCCCGCTTCGCGCGCGCTCAGTGCGCGCAGGGCGAAGGCTTCCAGATTGTCGTCGATCAGGGCCGTGCCGCTGTGGCCCGGGCGTTGCGCCAGTTGCGGCGCCAGCACGCGGTCGAGCAGGGTGGCGTCTGCCGCCACGGGCAAGGCCATCCCTGGCGCACCCAGCGACCGCTCGGCGAAACGCCCATAGCTGTACAGGGCGCCGATGCTGAGCACGGTAAACAAGGTGGCCAGCAGCAGCAATTTGACGAGCATGCGGCGCACCGTCAGCGGGCCGCGGACATGCTGCGGCGCGAGGAAAGCTTGGCGGTGTGGGGCATGCGGACTCTTTCAGCTGGATGGCAACAGCCGATTGTAGCAGTTTCTACAATGCACGATTTTCAGGCCGAGCCCGCCGGCAGCCGCGCCAGGAAGCCGTGAATCTGCGACACCACGGCCGCCCCTTCGCCGACGGCGGCGGCCACGCGCTTGGTCGAGCCGGCCCGCACGTCGCCGATGGCGAACACGCCCGGCACGCTCGTTTCCAGCGCGGCCCGCTCCGGCAAGTCGGGGGAATACACCACGTGGCCGTGGCCATGGGCGCGGCATTCGGCGCGCGTGACGTCGAAGCCCGTGCGGATGAAACCCTGCTCGTCGACGGCCACGGCGCAGTCGTGCAGCCAGTCCGTGTTCGGATCGGCGCCGACGAAGAGAAACACGCGGCGCACGGCGCAATCGGCTTCCTCGCCCGTACGGTTGTTGCGCCAGCGCACCTCCGTCAAGCCATCGTCGTCGCCTTCGAGGGCGATGATTTCCGTGTGCGTGTGCAGGGTGATGTTGGGCGTGGCGGCGATGCGCTCGATCAGGTAGCTCGACATGCTGGCCGCCAGCCCTTCGCCGCGGATCACCATGTGGACCTTGGCGGCGTGGCCGGAGAGAAACACGGCCGCCTGGCCGGCCGAATTGCCGCCGCCGACCAGGATGATCTCTTCCTGCCGGCACAGCTTGGCTTCGATGGGCGAGGCCCAGTAATACACGCCCCGTCCCTCATACGTTTTCAGGTTCGCCAGCGAGGGACGGCGGTAGCGCGCGCCGCAGGACAGCACCACCGTGCGGGCGCGCACCTGGGTGCCGTCGCACAGATTGACGCGCAGCGGCCAGGTGTCGCAGAGCAAGTTGGCGGCGCTGGCCGGAGTGGCGATCTCGACGCCGAATTTTTGCGCCTGCACGTAGGCGCGTCCTGCCAGCGCACGGCCGGAAATACCGGTAGGAAAGCCCAGGTAATTTTCGATGCGCGCGCTGGCGCCCGCCTGGCCGCCATACGCGCGCTGTTCCAGGGCCAGCACGCTCAAGCCTTCGGATGCCGCATACACGGCCGTGGCCAGACCGGCAGGACCGGCGCCCACCACCAGCACGTCAAAAATCTTGTCGCCGGACAAATCGGGCAGCATGCCCAGGCAGCGTCCCAGTTCCGCATTGCCGGGATTCTTCATGATCTTGCCATCAGGACAGACCACCAGCGGCCATTCCTGCGGCGTGGGCTGGTAGCGCTCGGCCAGCGCGGCGGCGGCCGCATCGGTGGCCGGGTCGAGTACTGTGTGCGGATGGCCATTGCTCGATAAAAAGCTTTGCAGATGGAACAGATTGCCATTGCCGCGCGGTCCCACCAGCACGGGGCCGCCCGAATTGGACTCGATCAGCGCCACGCGGCGCAGGATCAGGGCGCGCACGATGCGTTCGCCCATCTCCGCCTCGGCCACGATCAGTGCGCGCAAGGATTCCGAACTGATGTCGAGCAATTCCACCGCACCCACGGCGCTGCCGTTGACGAGGGTAGGGCGGCCGGACAATTGCGCCACCTCGGCAATGAAGTGGCCGACACCCACTTCGCGCAGCTGCGACGCCTGCCCCAGCACCTCGTGGCGCTTGATGCTGACCCGCCCCGACAGTATCACCAGCATGCCGAAACTGCTGCTGCCCGCCTCGAACAGCGTATCGCCATCGGCAAAGTGCTGCCGCGTGCCATAGCGCTGCAAGCGCTGCAGTTCGGGCGCATTGAAGACGGGCGAGATCTGGTGGCTGCGGCCCTGCAAGTCGAGCGTGGCGAACTGGACGGGATCGTCCTGCGTCGTTTCGGGAATGAATTCGGGTGTGCTGCTGGCCATGGCGAGTCCGTTCGAAGACTGAATAAGCAAATAACAAAAATAACTAACAGTGACGAGTCTAGCGCATGCGGCGCGCGCCTGCCGCAATATCCCTGGCGCACGCCCGGAAATGGCGGCGCGGCAGGCGTCATGCGGCATGTGGCGGCGCAGCCGGACGCGCCCGCGGGCCCGGATGCCGGCGCCGATGAGCGATACACCGTCCAGCATCTCATATTAGAATGGGTCTTTGTTGAATCCACTCAAACAGACACGATGGCTTACAAGACACTTGAAGATACGATAGGCAATACCCCGCTGGTGCAGCTGACGCGCTTGCCGGGTGCCGATGCGCTTGCGCGCAACAACGTCATCCTTGGCAAGCTGGAGGGTAATAATCCGGCCGGCTCCGTAAAGGACCGCGCTGCCATGTCCATGCTCAAGCGCGCCGAAGAGCGCGGCGTCATCAAGCCGGGCGATACCCTGATCGAGGCGACCAGCGGCAATACGGGCATCGCACTGGCCATGGCCGCCGCCTTGCGCGGCTACAAGATGCTGCTCTTGATGCCGGATAACCTCAGCGTGGAGCGCCGCCAGAGCATGGCTGCCTACGGCGCCGACATTTTACTGACGCCGAGGACGGGCGGCATGGAATATGCACGCGACCTGGCCGAGCAGATGCAGAAGGATGGCCGCGGCGTGATCCTCGACCAGTTCGCCAACGAAGACAATTCGCGCGCCCACTATGAAAGCACGGGACCGGAAATCTGGCGCGACACGGAAGGCCGGATCACGCATTTCGTCAGCGCCATGGGCACGACGGGCACCATCATGGGCGTGTCGCGCTATTTGAAAGAGCAGAATCCCGCCATCCAGATCATCGGCGCCCAGCCCGAGGAAGGTTCGCAGATCCCCGGCATCCGCAAGTGGCCGGAAGCATACTTGCCGAAAATCTACGACAAGTCGCGCGTCGACCAGGTGGAATACGTGAGCCAGGGCGTGGCCGAGCGCATGGCGCGCAGCCTGGCCGCGGAAGAGGGCTTGTTCTGCGGCATCTCGGCAGCCGGCGCCTGCGAAATTGCGCTGCGCATCTCGCAAACGGTGGAAAACGCGACGATCGTGTTTGTCGTATGCGACCGTGGCGACCGCTATCTGTCCACAGGTGTTTTCCCTGCGTAATGGTGTAATTGAATTGATATCGGCCAGAACGGCCTGAGAACTGCTGGAAATACCCCCTCCCCATGGCGGGGAGGGAAAACCTGCGAAACTGGCAGGATCAGCCTTGTGGCGTTTCGCCTTCTTTTGGCTTGAATTGCTTGTCGCTGATGCGGAATTTGTTGCGGCGGTCACCCATCAGGTAACGCAGGTCGCGGATGCTCAGGTCGCTGACTTCGTGCATGCGGATCAGCAGCGATGCGCCGACCGGCAGGCGGTGGTGGCGGATTTTGCTGATGACTGGTGGCGCCACTTCCAGCGCGCGGGACAGGGCTGCGTCGTTTTTCAGGCGCAGGTTTTCGATCAGGGTATCGAGCAGTCTGTTTGGGTTGTATTGAAGCAGATCGTCGGAGTCCGAATCGCTGTTCATATCAATGCCGACTTGGTTTGTCATGATGTTATTGTTCCTTCTGTAGTTGCACTGCAAAGTAAAAAACACTCGGAGCTCGCTCTTGCTGCGTTCATGTTCATTCTTTACTAAAAGGAACGAATTCACACACGGTACGATCCGGGATACAGTTTTTCATGATATATACACAATTGTACAACAGGATTCAATTTCAGGCGGGAAAGCCCGATAATCTTGCCTGGTACAGAATCGGTGTTGTCTAGCTGCAACACCTATTTATTCTTTATTATGCTCTATGATAGAACAAAAATTGTACTTTGACAAAAGTTAAGTATAAAACCATTTCCGTATTCCGTGCCGCACAAAGGCTGGCGAGCAAGGCTGGCACATGTTATCGGCCCTTACCATAGACCTGTTTTCTGGTCGCTTCAATATCGCTTACGCTTTCTTACAAGTAATATTATAACTTTACACTGACTTTCGGTTAGCGTGCGCGCACTTGACTGATGGCCTTGCCCAAGTCAATCACTGACATGGCATAAAAATAACTTCTGTTGTACTGAGTTATAGCAAAGAAGTTATTGGTTGCCAAGTGATACTCAGTTGCTTCTGAACCATTTTGCAAGTCGATCAAGCCAAACAACATGTTCTGAGGCGTGGAAGGGGCGGCACTCACGCCAGCTTCCTGCAATTCCGCCAGCCGGTACTTCGCCTGCAAGCCCTGGCCGATGAACTTTTCCCACGCGCGGCTGGCCGAAACGGTGACGGGATACGTGCTGATGGCCGGATCGTCGCGCCGCCAGCCGTGTTCGACGAGGAAATGCGCGACGCTGCCGATGGCGTCGGCCGTCGAATTGCGCAGGTCGATGTGACTATCGCCATCGAAGTCCACCGCATATTTCATGATGCTGCTAGGCATGAACTGGGGCAGGCCGATGGCGCCCGCATACGAACCGAGCAGGGTCAAGGGATCGATGCCATCCTTGCGCGCGTACAGCAGCGCGTTTTCCAGTTCTCCCTTGAAAAACTCCATGCGCGCGGCCCGCGTCGGGCTTTCCGGATAGGAAAACGCCAGGGTGGTCAGCGCGTCGAGCACGCGGAAGCGGCCCGTATTGCGTCCGTACACGGTTTCCACGCCGATGATGCCGACGATGATCTCGGCCGGCACGCCATATTCGCGTTCGGCGCGCGCCAGCGCTTCCGCGTTCTCTTCCCAGAATTTCACGCCCGCATTGATGCGCACCGGCTCGATGAAGCGGGCGCTGTAAGCTTGCCAGTTCTTTGGCTTGCCCGGCGGGGCTGGCTTCATCAGTTGCACGGTCGACTCGACATAGCGCACCTTGCCGATCAGGGTATCGAGTTCGGCGCGGTCAAAGCCGTGCTTGGCGGACATGTCGTCGAGGAAGGCGCGTACTTCTTTCCAATTGGCATAGTCGACAAATTCGCCTTCGAAGTCGAATTTCGCCGGTGCTTTCTTCGTCGCCGGCTTGCCAGCCACCTTCTTGACGGGCTGGGCCTTGGCCGCGCGCACGGCACGGGCGCGGTCGGCAGCGGAAATGTTGCTGTTTTCGCCAGCGTGCGCGGTGGACAGGCATAGGGGAAGGGAGAGGAGCAGGGACAGGGCGGAGTATTTGATCGGTAACAAGGAGCGTCTCATCGGCATTGGGTTAACAGGCGGCGCAAGCTGCGCCGCGCGCGGAGTTGTTCGTCTGGGTTGGCATTACCATACTTCATCGCGGCATAGATTGCCAGAAACTGTGCGATGGCGGCGTGCGCCTCTTGTGTGGCCTTGCCCGCGGCCAGCCGGGCAGCATAACCGTGCGGGCCTTCATGCGGCGCACGGCTGTAGCCGCGCCGCGCCTGCTGGCGGCAAAATTGCCCGTACAGGATGTCGAGCGGATCGCCTTGCCGGGCTTGCCACCACCAGACCAGTACGCCCGCCAGGGCGCACAGCAGGGCCAATACGGCACAAGCGAGTGCCAGCTTTTTCGCTGGCACGTTTTTCAAGCCATCGAGGATGGCGCGCTGGCGTTGCGGCGAGGTGTCGAGCACCCAGCTGCTCCAGGCGTGCTCGGCTTGCTGCCATTGCTGGCGCCACGCGGCAACCGCCCCGTGCGCGCCGCCATCGAGGCCGGCCAGGGCGCGCCATGCCGTCAGCGGCGACGGGGCCGGCGGCAGGGCGGCATCAAGGTTGCGCTCCGTGCGCAGGGGCGCGACGGCGCTGGTGGGATCGATGCGCACCCAGCCCCGGCCCGCCAGCCACACTTCGCTCCAGGCATGGGCGTCTGACTGGCGCACGCTCAAGTTGTTGCCTGTCCCGTTGCGCAGGCCGCCCTGGTAGCCCGTGACGACGCGCGCGGGTATGTCCATGGCACGCATCAGCACGACAAAGCTGCCGGCGTAATGTTCGCAAAAGCCCGCCTGCGTGGTGAACAGGAAGTCATCGACGCCATGCTTGCCCAGCAGCGGTGGCTGCAAGGTGTAGCGGAAGGGCGCACGGCGGAAGTGCTGCAACACGGCGGCGATGGCGTCGGCGGGCGCCAGCGCCTGCGCGCCATGGCCGCGCAATGCGCGGGCCCAGGCCACGCTGCGCGGATTGCTGCCAGCAGGCAAGGCCAGCCATGGCTGTTGCTGCGCGACCGACAAGCCTGCCTGCAGCCGGTAGCTGGGCTGGGAACTGGCGCGGTAACGCACGGTCGAAGTAATGGGTTGTACGGTCAGCACTTCCAGCGCGGACGACACGACATACGGATTGCCGGGCAAGCGTTCAATGCTGCGCGGCACGTCGAGCGCGAAGATGCGCCGCTGGCCGCTCGCTTGCAACGTCACTTCGTACTGGCTGGGCTGGCCTTCCAGCGCGATGTCTATCCGGCTGTCGCCGGCAGGCGTGCGCCGGCCGGCGCCCCTGCGCGTCCAAGTGGCGCCATCGTAGTCGCCCAGCACCACGCCGCGCCAATACAACTGGTCTTGCGGCGGGATAGCTGTGCTGAAATCGGCAGTAAAGACGGGTTCGCTTGACAGGGCCAGCGAGGCGATGGCGCCCGGCTGCATGCTGTCGGACAAGCCCGTGCGCGCCTGCGGGCCTTCTTGTGCCGTGCCCCACAGGGGGCCGTCGATGCGTGGCACGGCAAGAAACATCAGGGCCGACAGGGGAATGGCCAGCGCCAGCATGCGTCCCAGCAAGCCCAGCCTTTGCGCCAGGCGCGGTTGCACGGCGCCGTACTGGGCCGACAACAGGCAGGCCAGCAAGACGATGACGGTGGCCAGCATCCAGGCGGCGCTGAGGATGCCTTGCGCATGAAAGAAGTTTGCCAGCAGGAGGAAAAAACCGAGGAAGACAAAGACGAAGATGTCGCGCCGGCCATGCATTTCCAGCGATTTCAAGGCCAACAGCAAGACCAGCATGGCCACGCCCGCATCGCGTCCCAGCAGTGTGCCATAGCTGGCGTAGACGGCGGCGATGCCCAGCAAAGCCAGCGGCGCGAGCACAGCTAGCTGAGGCTGGCGCCGGCCCCGCACGGTGATGACGGCGCGCCACAGCAGCGGCGCGGCAGCGGCGGCCGACAGCCACGGGGGCAGGTGCAGCGCGTGCGGCGCCAGCACCATGGCGGCGGCCAGCAACAGCAGCAGGATGTCGGCCTTGTCACGCGGCAAGTTGGCCAGCCATTGCCTCATGCCATGGCCTCATCCTGTGGCAAATCGTGCGGCACATCATGCAGGGCCAGCGCGCGCAGGCAGGCGTCGCGCTGGCTGGCGCCCAAGGCAGGCGCCAGAGTCAGCGTGCCCAGGCGCAAACCATACGGCAAG
This genomic interval carries:
- a CDS encoding ComEA family DNA-binding protein; this encodes MFKKILLAIATLIATMGFAFAQVDVNKADQAALDSVKGIGPVTSKAIIDERAKGGAFKDWADFETRVKGIGPKSSVKLSEAGLQVNGQAKSGAPAAPAPAAKAAPAKKDAAVKEVAAKEAAPKPAAATDTAAAPAKTAAETRKEAAAAKKEAKAAAAAAKKEAAAAKVVPAAAVAPAAAAADAAPVKTAAETKKEAAAAKKAATAAKKEAKAAEAAAKKEAKLAAADAKKAEAEKK
- a CDS encoding sterol desaturase family protein; translation: MSLLHTLQTHLPGIAIDVLRLVLWLVLLAVIFVPLERFFGERHAGRSRTELFSDLGFYFISSLLPAALLAAPLALLAVAGQRLLPDTIPAALSALPLWGKILLGLLIGEVGTYWGHRLSHEIPWLWRYHAVHHSMEQLYFLANTRTHPVDMVVTRLFGLTPLYLLGLAGPSAAGSAAPVLLLLIGTVWGFFIHANLRWRFGPLEWLVATPAFHHWHHSKFEHINRNYASTLPVLDRLFGTYHLPRAWPAACGIEAAMPQTLAGQLAAPFRRTGKPEVQAAE
- a CDS encoding PEPxxWA-CTERM sorting domain-containing protein, giving the protein MRKTSILLALAAASLCVTAAQAATTNLVKNGDFELTSNGTSKQLNEGTYARADRTYLSDWSSKGYNFVLNGNNIDDTNAATALALWGPNSYSGAGPKNGLGVSPTGGNVLAADWDYFPGPVTQLVSGLVAGHAYTLSFSYGAGQQVGFRGDNLVNYWDVALGSSKQQTASLANVSQGFTGWHQASMTFTATNSSELLSFMAKGSPTGAPPFMLLDGVSLVSAVPEPATWGMLIGGLGLLGFMARRRKAVVAV
- a CDS encoding phospholipase D family protein encodes the protein MLVKLLLLATLFTVLSIGALYSYGRFAERSLGAPGMALPVAADATLLDRVLAPQLAQRPGHSGTALIDDNLEAFALRALSAREAGRSLDLQYYIWHNDVTGRLLVRELLRAADRGVRVRVLLDDINARGQDAAILALDSHPLIDVRMFNPGRNRDGIWLRAVEMALRAVSLNRRMHNKAWIVDGRVALVGGRNIGDEYFDAAEQVNFQDADLLLVGPAVQQTSDIFDRFWNSRAVIPISALHADKNAGAPELQAVRARLDALTGELGASPYLRQLTDTGQLQAHLDGRIRLHWSGQVQVLSDPPEKAAPVASLQRSEHWLMHSLLPLLTDAREEALLTSPYFVPGTALTQTLGEKVAAGVKVQVLTNSLAATDVALVHAGYARYRQELLGGGIELYELKTLHRKRISLMGSSRASLHTKAVVVDGQRGFVGSFNLDPRSAQLNTEMGVLFNDAALAADMRTLFLHSTASDTSYRLLLDNGALRWSDATEEPAKVWTHDPEAGIWRRMLVCVMRWLPIESQL
- a CDS encoding FAD-dependent oxidoreductase, whose translation is MASSTPEFIPETTQDDPVQFATLDLQGRSHQISPVFNAPELQRLQRYGTRQHFADGDTLFEAGSSSFGMLVILSGRVSIKRHEVLGQASQLREVGVGHFIAEVAQLSGRPTLVNGSAVGAVELLDISSESLRALIVAEAEMGERIVRALILRRVALIESNSGGPVLVGPRGNGNLFHLQSFLSSNGHPHTVLDPATDAAAAALAERYQPTPQEWPLVVCPDGKIMKNPGNAELGRCLGMLPDLSGDKIFDVLVVGAGPAGLATAVYAASEGLSVLALEQRAYGGQAGASARIENYLGFPTGISGRALAGRAYVQAQKFGVEIATPASAANLLCDTWPLRVNLCDGTQVRARTVVLSCGARYRRPSLANLKTYEGRGVYYWASPIEAKLCRQEEIILVGGGNSAGQAAVFLSGHAAKVHMVIRGEGLAASMSSYLIERIAATPNITLHTHTEIIALEGDDDGLTEVRWRNNRTGEEADCAVRRVFLFVGADPNTDWLHDCAVAVDEQGFIRTGFDVTRAECRAHGHGHVVYSPDLPERAALETSVPGVFAIGDVRAGSTKRVAAAVGEGAAVVSQIHGFLARLPAGSA
- the cysM gene encoding cysteine synthase CysM; amino-acid sequence: MAYKTLEDTIGNTPLVQLTRLPGADALARNNVILGKLEGNNPAGSVKDRAAMSMLKRAEERGVIKPGDTLIEATSGNTGIALAMAAALRGYKMLLLMPDNLSVERRQSMAAYGADILLTPRTGGMEYARDLAEQMQKDGRGVILDQFANEDNSRAHYESTGPEIWRDTEGRITHFVSAMGTTGTIMGVSRYLKEQNPAIQIIGAQPEEGSQIPGIRKWPEAYLPKIYDKSRVDQVEYVSQGVAERMARSLAAEEGLFCGISAAGACEIALRISQTVENATIVFVVCDRGDRYLSTGVFPA
- the mltB gene encoding lytic murein transglycosylase B → MLPIKYSALSLLLSLPLCLSTAHAGENSNISAADRARAVRAAKAQPVKKVAGKPATKKAPAKFDFEGEFVDYANWKEVRAFLDDMSAKHGFDRAELDTLIGKVRYVESTVQLMKPAPPGKPKNWQAYSARFIEPVRINAGVKFWEENAEALARAEREYGVPAEIIVGIIGVETVYGRNTGRFRVLDALTTLAFSYPESPTRAARMEFFKGELENALLYARKDGIDPLTLLGSYAGAIGLPQFMPSSIMKYAVDFDGDSHIDLRNSTADAIGSVAHFLVEHGWRRDDPAISTYPVTVSASRAWEKFIGQGLQAKYRLAELQEAGVSAAPSTPQNMLFGLIDLQNGSEATEYHLATNNFFAITQYNRSYFYAMSVIDLGKAISQVRAR
- a CDS encoding DUF3488 and DUF4129 domain-containing transglutaminase family protein, whose product is MRQWLANLPRDKADILLLLLAAAMVLAPHALHLPPWLSAAAAAPLLWRAVITVRGRRQPQLAVLAPLALLGIAAVYASYGTLLGRDAGVAMLVLLLALKSLEMHGRRDIFVFVFLGFFLLLANFFHAQGILSAAWMLATVIVLLACLLSAQYGAVQPRLAQRLGLLGRMLALAIPLSALMFLAVPRIDGPLWGTAQEGPQARTGLSDSMQPGAIASLALSSEPVFTADFSTAIPPQDQLYWRGVVLGDYDGATWTRRGAGRRTPAGDSRIDIALEGQPSQYEVTLQASGQRRIFALDVPRSIERLPGNPYVVSSALEVLTVQPITSTVRYRASSQPSYRLQAGLSVAQQQPWLALPAGSNPRSVAWARALRGHGAQALAPADAIAAVLQHFRRAPFRYTLQPPLLGKHGVDDFLFTTQAGFCEHYAGSFVVLMRAMDIPARVVTGYQGGLRNGTGNNLSVRQSDAHAWSEVWLAGRGWVRIDPTSAVAPLRTERNLDAALPPAPSPLTAWRALAGLDGGAHGAVAAWRQQWQQAEHAWSSWVLDTSPQRQRAILDGLKNVPAKKLALACAVLALLCALAGVLVWWWQARQGDPLDILYGQFCRQQARRGYSRAPHEGPHGYAARLAAGKATQEAHAAIAQFLAIYAAMKYGNANPDEQLRARRSLRRLLTQCR